The Triticum aestivum cultivar Chinese Spring chromosome 3A, IWGSC CS RefSeq v2.1, whole genome shotgun sequence genome includes a region encoding these proteins:
- the LOC123059719 gene encoding GDSL esterase/lipase At5g45910, producing the protein MEGMRGLPSWCWCVLLCLAAGWMAAEAAPLPQYYNAIFSFGDSFSDTGNFVIINSGKLPNMPKFPPPYARCSNGRLVIDFLAEALGVPLLPPSANKGTNFSQGANFAVMGATALDLKYFRDNNVWSIPPFNTSMNCQLEWFQEVKETVCSSPQECKEFFGKALFVFGELGGNDYSFAWKAEWSLDKVKTQMVPKVVESIIGGIEALLDEGARHVLVPGNLPAGCIPITLTMYPSEDRSDYDPRTGCLKKFNGVALYHNAVLRIALDQLQRRRPDSRIIYADYYTPYIQFARTPHLYGYKRGALRACCGGGGPYNYNMSSSCGLPGATVCDDPDAHVSWDGIHLTEAPYRFIANTWLKGPYAHPPLASVVRDDMVY; encoded by the exons ATGGAGGGGATGAGGGGGTTGCCATCGTGGTGCTGGTGCGTCCTCTTGTGCCTGGCCGCCGGTtggatggcggcggaggcggctccgTTGCCGCAGTACTACAACGCCATATTCAGCTTCGGCGACTCCTTCTCCGACACGGGCAACTTCGTCATCATCAACTCCGGCAAGCTGCCCAACATGCCCAAGTTCCCGCCGCCCTACGCCCGCTGCTCCAACGGCCGTCTCGTCATCGACTTCCTGG CCGAGGCGTTGGGAGtgccgctgctgccgccgtcggCGAACAAGGGCACCAACTTCAGCCAGGGCGCCAACTTTGCGGTGATGGGCGCCACCGCGCTGGACCTCAAGTACTTCAGGGACAACAACGTGTGGAGCATCCCGCCCTTCAACACTTCCATGAACTGCCAGCTCGAGTGGTTCCAGGAGGTTAAGGAGACCGTCTGCTCATCCCCGCAAG AGTGCAAGGAATTTTTCGGGAAGGCGCTTTTCGTGTTCGGCGAGTTGGGCGGCAACGACTACAGTTTCGCATGGAAGGCGGAGTGGAGCCTGGACAAGGTGAAGACCCAGATGGTGCCCAAGGTGGTGGAGTCCATCATCGGCGGCATCGAGGCTCTGCTCGACGAGGGCGCGCGGCACGTGCTTGTGCCGGGCAACCTCCCCGCCGGGTGCATCCCCATCACGCTCACCATGTACCCGTCCGAGGACCGTAGCGACTATGACCCCCGCACCGGCTGCCTCAAGAAGTTCAACGGTGTCGCCCTCTACCACAACGCCGTGCTCCGCATCGCCCTCGACCagctccagcgccgccgcccggaTTCCCGCATCATCTACGCCGACTACTACACCCCCTACATCCAGTTCGCACGCACACCTCATCTATACG GGTACAAGAGGGGAGCCCTGAGGGCGtgctgcggcggcggtggcccaTACAACTACAACATGAGCTCGTCGTGCGGGCTGCCTGGTGCCACGGTGTGCGACGACCCAGACGCACACGTCAGCTGGGACGGCATCCACCTCACCGAGGCGCCCTACCGCTTCATCGCCAACACCTGGCTCAAGGGCCCCTACGCGCACCCGCCCCTCGCGAGTGTCGTCCGCGACGATATGGTCTATTAA